The stretch of DNA CCCCGCTACAAAACAGATACTGTACCGACGCTCTAGTCGTGCGTCCCGTCCCGATTTCAGGTGGCTTCTGGAAAACAATTTCCCCGCTGGCGGGCACTGCCCACCCCACAACTGGCTGGAGTTAAGGTGCAGATTGCCTGTCGTGTTTGGCGATTAGCTCGTTGAGGTCGCGCTGCATCTGGTCGCGGACGCGGTGGTAGCAGGCCTCGACGTAGGGGCGATCGCGGGCGGCCTCGGTACCGTAGCGCTCGAAGTACAGGGGTTTGCCGACATGGGTGGCGATCGGCTGGGGCCAGGGAATGTTGGGCACCGGGCCAAAGGCGATGCCCCAGGGCAGGCCCAAATACACCGGAAACACGTCTGGATCGATGCCCAAAAACCAGGGCATGCCCCAGTCGTGCAGCTGCGTCATCAGGGGGTAGATGTCGGCCAGCACCAGCAGCGTGGCGTGGGCCCCCCAGGAGACCACCGGCACAATGGGCAGGGAGCGCTGGAGGGCGAGTTTGACAAACCCCTGGCGATCGCCCAGATGAATGCGATCGCGCTGGCTGTAGGGGCGAAAGACATCCTGCGCGCCCCCGGGATAGACCAGCAGACTGGCGTCGCAGTCCAGGGCCGCCAGCGCCATCCTGGGATGCGCCGCGATCGCCCCGGCCCGTTCCGCCAGACTGGCCAACGGCGGCGCTGCCTGCCACACCTTGGGGTGCATCAGGCCGTAAACGGGGCGATCGGGGCCAAAGCGCCTGACCCAGTCGTAGATCATCATGAACATGTCGGGGGCGGCCAGTCCGCCGTTGTGGGAGCCCACCAGCATCACCTGCCCCGCCGGTATCCGCTCCCACCCCTGGGTCTGCACCCGAAAGTAATGGTCGTAGAGCCAGCCCCACAGCGGCTGAAAAGCTTGAATAAAGTGAGGATCGCGACGATCCAGTGACCAGCCTCCGCGATGGGTCGCCATAGAGCCGCAATAGTCCAGTTAATGGGCAGTTTTAACCATACTCCAGAGCCGTCGCCTGGGTAAGCACCCCCGCAGGGGTGACACCGGGGGCGGGGCAAAACCGTTCGCGACGGTTCACGACTGAGCCCTGGGGCGTTTTGCTCTATGCCTTTTACCAGATGTCCCGGCCGATTGCCCTGAGGTAGGGTGGGGGCGCTCGCTTTGGGTCGGCCTCCCCTCTATGAAAATGGATTTCAGCACCATTCTGAATCAAAAGCGCGACACCATTATTGATCTGTGGATCAACTCTGTTTTCAACGATCAGGAGATTGAGGCGACCAACGAATTGACTTTTAATGCCGTGCGCGACAGTTTGCCCAGGGTGCTCGAATCCCTGGCCGATATGCTGGCCCACAGCGATCCAGAAAACTATCAAGTCATTGATGAGGCCAGTCTAGAGCATGGCCTGATTCGGGCTGAGCAGGGGTTTGAACCGGCCGAAATTGCGCGGGAATATCGCCTGCTGCGATCGGTGATTTTTTCAGAATTGGAAGCCGATCTGGTGCAGGCCTCCCCAGCCGATGTGCTGTGGGCCATTCGACTGATCGATACCGTGGTGGATGAGGCGATCGCCCGCTGTTTTGACAGCTATACCCAGAGCCGCATGGAGGAGCTAAATAAACTCAGAACCCAGATGCAGCTCACCAATCAAGAGCTAACTCGCCTGGTGCGGGCCAGCCACGACAACATGTCGAAACTCACCCACGAACTTAAAACGCCCCTCACCTCAATTATTGGCTACGCCGATCTATTTCTGCGGCAGCAGCAGCAAGCGGACCTGGACGAGTCTTACACTCATTTAGAAAGCATTGAGCGCGTGCTGCGCAGTGGACGGCTGCTGCTGCGGCTGATTAACGACACGCTCCAGCTCCAGCAGGGGGATGGCCAAATCAAGCTAAAGGTGGTGGCCATTGCCCCCCAAGAGTTGATCCAGTCGGTGATCGAAATTGTCGAACCCCTGGTGCGCGACAAGGAGTTAGACCTGCGGGTTGACTGCGATCGCGCTCCTCAAACCGTGCAAACTGACCCCCTGCGCTTGCAGCAAATTTTGACCAACCTGCTGAGCAATGCCGTTCGCTACACCGACCGGGGATTTGTCGCCGTCACGGCAGACACTCTGCCCGACAACCGCTGGTCGATCGAGGTCAGCGACAGCGGGATTGGCATTGACCAGGGGGAGCAAAAGTACATTTTCGAACCCTACTACCGCATTCACCCCACCACTACCACCACCGAGCAGGGCACCGGGCTGGGCCTGGCGATCGTCTCCCAGCTGGTGGAGTTGATGCAGGGCGAAATCGTTGTGTCATCGCTGGTCGAGCAGGGTTCCAGCTTCACGGTGATCATGCCCATCGAGCTGTCCGGCGTTGCGCCCCTGAGTTCTCCCTAGGGCGACCGCTACAGGTCGTTGACCGCCTGACCCTCGGGCGACGATTCGCGGCTGCCCCCGGGCGTCACC from Leptolyngbya sp. KIOST-1 encodes:
- a CDS encoding lysophospholipid acyltransferase family protein — encoded protein: MATHRGGWSLDRRDPHFIQAFQPLWGWLYDHYFRVQTQGWERIPAGQVMLVGSHNGGLAAPDMFMMIYDWVRRFGPDRPVYGLMHPKVWQAAPPLASLAERAGAIAAHPRMALAALDCDASLLVYPGGAQDVFRPYSQRDRIHLGDRQGFVKLALQRSLPIVPVVSWGAHATLLVLADIYPLMTQLHDWGMPWFLGIDPDVFPVYLGLPWGIAFGPVPNIPWPQPIATHVGKPLYFERYGTEAARDRPYVEACYHRVRDQMQRDLNELIAKHDRQSAP
- a CDS encoding sensor histidine kinase — translated: MKMDFSTILNQKRDTIIDLWINSVFNDQEIEATNELTFNAVRDSLPRVLESLADMLAHSDPENYQVIDEASLEHGLIRAEQGFEPAEIAREYRLLRSVIFSELEADLVQASPADVLWAIRLIDTVVDEAIARCFDSYTQSRMEELNKLRTQMQLTNQELTRLVRASHDNMSKLTHELKTPLTSIIGYADLFLRQQQQADLDESYTHLESIERVLRSGRLLLRLINDTLQLQQGDGQIKLKVVAIAPQELIQSVIEIVEPLVRDKELDLRVDCDRAPQTVQTDPLRLQQILTNLLSNAVRYTDRGFVAVTADTLPDNRWSIEVSDSGIGIDQGEQKYIFEPYYRIHPTTTTTEQGTGLGLAIVSQLVELMQGEIVVSSLVEQGSSFTVIMPIELSGVAPLSSP